From the Oleiphilus messinensis genome, one window contains:
- a CDS encoding efflux RND transporter permease subunit has product MQSFLYRFNTFFERAPLWLLPYRWFVVMFFLLLTGLFVYGTLHFFKMDMSLESWFRDDDPAKHSLDEFRKQFGSDDGVYVVYAPEDGDVFSAKSIKTLAAFHSALDDARIRFTEENPGPLTRIQRIDSLYNARYQKADGDTLIMKKLIASDYPDTDSQREHLRKIAQSQNNFELAYFSKDFRYGGIRLKTDFGVVPLALPLTGDEGDTGLDTEGETDFLSADDMLLGDELVVDESISVEEIEYADMQMAEYLDFMTALRAVADSPEFSEFRFYYTGNAPMMEFALNNMKQASVLLLFMIFIVVGLLWFLFRSLSAVVWPIVVIAGSAFWTIGAASWMGVTLSNMVTLTFMLILAVGIADCVHVLSSYIFFRHRHEHREAIQMAFRKTGLPIFLTTITTMAGMSALMVSDIPQIGVFGVTSAIGVGVAFILTILVFPVLLDVWHPKVREDTAQPVRKHAHWLQPLLNRIPGWVTKRAKTIVIVYLGIFLMFVIGAANVKVDSNFAELTKEGSEIRVTYSIVDESMMGGQNMEVLLQFGQRNALKDPVVLQAVDDFQRFIEAEYDHYVVKTFSLADFVKDTNKIMNGGNPTFERIPEDERLAAQLIYLFDNANPVDRRNLVADDYSKSHISIQLRNAGSYEYTQFFDEIKGDVKRFFNPLTDRYPEAQYSVTGSLALMMELIDHISWTQIKSFSFALLIITVLMMLTLGSVQAGLISMVPNLLPAFFTFGLMGLLGIPLDTDTLIIAPLIIGIAVDDTIHFVAHYRDAWFASGDVHQALESTIKEVGQAVTFTTLILGVGFSMLAFSDYLGLAKTGIFGSMAIFVALSSDLLLLPALIKWVKPDLGRKKYLASAAQVAI; this is encoded by the coding sequence ATGCAGTCCTTTTTGTACCGTTTCAATACTTTTTTCGAGCGTGCGCCCCTGTGGCTTCTACCATATCGCTGGTTTGTTGTGATGTTTTTTTTGTTGCTTACCGGCCTGTTTGTCTACGGTACATTGCATTTTTTCAAGATGGACATGTCCTTGGAAAGCTGGTTTCGGGATGACGACCCGGCAAAACACTCACTTGATGAATTTCGTAAACAATTTGGTAGCGATGACGGGGTATATGTCGTCTATGCACCGGAAGATGGTGATGTGTTCTCGGCTAAATCCATCAAGACTCTGGCGGCTTTTCACTCTGCGCTGGATGATGCGCGAATTCGGTTTACAGAGGAAAATCCTGGCCCATTGACTCGAATTCAACGTATAGACAGTCTATACAATGCCCGTTACCAAAAGGCGGATGGCGATACATTGATTATGAAAAAATTGATCGCCAGTGATTACCCGGATACCGATTCGCAGCGCGAGCATTTACGTAAAATCGCACAAAGCCAAAACAATTTTGAGTTGGCGTATTTTTCAAAAGATTTCCGCTATGGTGGCATTCGCCTCAAAACCGATTTTGGTGTTGTTCCCTTGGCCTTGCCTTTGACCGGAGATGAGGGTGATACGGGACTTGATACCGAAGGCGAGACCGACTTCCTATCCGCCGATGATATGCTGCTCGGTGATGAATTGGTGGTGGATGAATCAATTTCCGTTGAGGAAATTGAATACGCCGATATGCAGATGGCGGAGTATCTCGACTTTATGACGGCTTTGCGCGCAGTTGCGGATTCACCGGAATTCAGTGAGTTTCGCTTTTACTACACCGGCAATGCGCCGATGATGGAATTTGCCCTGAACAACATGAAGCAAGCCAGTGTGCTGCTGCTTTTTATGATCTTTATTGTGGTCGGTTTGCTCTGGTTTTTGTTTAGATCACTGAGTGCTGTGGTGTGGCCTATTGTTGTTATTGCCGGGTCGGCGTTCTGGACAATTGGTGCGGCAAGTTGGATGGGGGTTACGCTCTCTAATATGGTCACCCTGACATTTATGCTAATTCTGGCCGTGGGCATCGCCGATTGTGTGCATGTGTTGAGTAGTTATATTTTTTTCCGACATCGCCACGAGCACCGGGAGGCCATTCAAATGGCTTTCAGGAAAACCGGCTTGCCGATCTTTCTGACAACCATCACGACTATGGCGGGGATGTCCGCATTGATGGTCAGTGATATTCCGCAAATTGGTGTTTTTGGTGTCACCTCGGCAATTGGTGTTGGCGTGGCATTTATCCTCACCATCCTCGTTTTTCCCGTATTACTGGACGTGTGGCATCCAAAAGTTCGCGAGGATACAGCGCAACCTGTCCGAAAACATGCCCATTGGTTACAGCCACTGTTGAACCGCATTCCGGGTTGGGTGACTAAACGCGCTAAAACCATCGTCATTGTTTACCTTGGAATATTCCTGATGTTTGTTATCGGTGCTGCGAATGTGAAAGTCGACTCTAATTTTGCCGAATTAACCAAAGAAGGCAGTGAAATCAGAGTCACCTATTCCATTGTCGATGAGTCGATGATGGGAGGGCAAAATATGGAGGTTTTACTGCAATTTGGCCAGCGCAATGCCCTCAAGGATCCCGTTGTATTGCAAGCGGTTGATGATTTTCAGCGGTTTATTGAGGCAGAGTACGACCATTATGTGGTTAAAACGTTCTCGCTTGCTGATTTTGTGAAAGACACCAACAAGATTATGAATGGTGGTAATCCAACCTTCGAACGTATTCCAGAGGATGAGCGTCTCGCGGCGCAGTTAATCTATCTGTTTGACAATGCCAATCCCGTGGATCGGCGTAATCTTGTGGCGGATGACTACAGCAAAAGCCATATCAGTATCCAATTGCGGAACGCCGGTTCATACGAATATACCCAGTTTTTCGATGAAATTAAGGGGGACGTGAAGCGCTTCTTCAATCCGCTTACTGATCGCTATCCGGAGGCACAATACAGTGTCACTGGGTCTTTGGCGCTGATGATGGAGTTAATCGATCATATTAGCTGGACTCAGATCAAAAGTTTCAGCTTTGCCTTGTTGATTATAACGGTATTGATGATGTTGACTCTGGGGTCGGTACAGGCGGGCCTGATCTCCATGGTGCCAAACCTCCTTCCTGCTTTCTTTACCTTTGGTTTGATGGGATTGTTGGGTATACCGCTTGACACGGATACGCTGATTATCGCCCCTTTGATCATCGGTATCGCAGTAGATGATACGATTCACTTTGTTGCCCACTACCGTGATGCCTGGTTTGCTTCGGGTGATGTACACCAAGCGTTGGAAAGTACGATCAAAGAGGTGGGGCAGGCGGTTACATTTACGACACTTATATTGGGCGTTGGTTTTTCGATGCTGGCGTTTTCGGATTATCTGGGCCTCGCGAAAACCGGTATTTTTGGTTCCATGGCAATTTTTGTGGCGTTGTCATCAGATCTATTGTTATTGCCAGCGCTGATTAAATGGGTCAAACCTGATTTAGGGCGCAAAAAGTATCTGGCCAGTGCTGCGCAGGTTGCGATTTAA